Proteins encoded together in one Exiguobacterium sp. BMC-KP window:
- a CDS encoding sensor histidine kinase encodes MKLRTKLALSVTSFTTLLLVLSFVVVTLVVRNHLIESRYTQLEQAEELMEDDSSVRALLTLHEDAVVLSNKDGRWVISNDEDDDDSSTVNGDVRASDLPGIPRSNDPFKSGDWFGIVYQDQAYLFEDESVDDTVSTLILTFTIVLVVGILIAFISSFWIAYQTLRPLRQLNDTMQRISSSGTLETVQTERDDEIGRLGRVFNQMIGRVDQTMEQQRQFVADVSHEMKTPLTVIEGYAQLLKRWGKTKPDVLDESIEHILQETHAMRTTLIEPMLELSRLGYEETSVEEIDLAELGSELADRMYHATGTIIPVDASGMIRANREAVLRILTIYIDNALKYATSPELHLRQERLAVLDRGTSLTDEERARLFDRFYRLDTARDRSGSGLGLSIAAALATTHHFQVGSEARQPDGSCFYLVPEQSR; translated from the coding sequence ATGAAGCTTCGAACGAAACTCGCCTTATCCGTCACTTCTTTTACAACACTGTTATTAGTCCTCTCCTTCGTTGTCGTCACCCTTGTCGTGCGTAATCATCTGATTGAATCCCGTTATACCCAACTTGAACAGGCAGAGGAATTGATGGAGGACGACTCGTCGGTCCGGGCATTACTGACGCTTCACGAAGACGCCGTCGTTTTATCGAACAAAGATGGACGATGGGTCATTTCTAATGATGAAGATGACGATGATTCGTCTACCGTTAATGGGGATGTCCGTGCAAGTGATCTCCCCGGTATTCCGCGTTCGAACGATCCGTTCAAGTCTGGCGATTGGTTCGGAATCGTTTACCAGGATCAAGCTTATTTGTTCGAAGATGAGAGCGTCGATGATACGGTGTCGACACTCATCTTGACCTTCACCATCGTATTGGTCGTCGGAATCCTCATTGCCTTCATCAGTAGCTTCTGGATTGCGTATCAGACGCTCCGACCGCTCCGGCAATTGAATGATACGATGCAACGAATTTCTTCTTCCGGTACGCTCGAGACGGTGCAGACAGAACGCGACGATGAAATCGGTCGCCTCGGACGTGTCTTCAATCAGATGATCGGACGTGTTGATCAGACAATGGAACAGCAACGCCAATTCGTCGCAGATGTCTCGCATGAGATGAAGACACCGCTGACCGTCATTGAAGGATATGCTCAATTGTTGAAACGATGGGGCAAAACAAAGCCGGATGTACTCGATGAATCGATTGAACACATCTTACAAGAAACGCATGCGATGCGGACGACACTCATTGAGCCAATGCTTGAACTATCTCGTCTCGGTTATGAGGAAACATCTGTCGAAGAAATTGACTTAGCCGAGCTTGGGAGCGAACTCGCTGACCGGATGTATCACGCGACAGGAACAATCATTCCCGTCGATGCATCTGGGATGATTCGGGCGAACCGCGAAGCCGTGTTACGTATCTTGACGATTTATATCGACAACGCACTGAAGTATGCTACTTCCCCAGAGTTACATCTGCGTCAAGAACGACTCGCTGTTCTCGACCGCGGGACGTCTCTGACTGATGAGGAACGCGCCCGATTGTTCGATCGTTTTTACCGGCTCGATACAGCACGCGATCGTTCAGGAAGCGGACTCGGATTGTCGATTGCTGCTGCGTTAGCGACGACCCACCATTTTCAAGTTGGGAGTGAAGCCCGTCAGCCAGACGGGAGTTGTTTCTATCTGGTTCCAGAACAGTCGAGATGA
- a CDS encoding site-2 protease family protein — translation MAKKRWGGLAVAGAFLLSKGKVILALLKFSKFGGTLISFGVSLLFYAQVFGVWFGVGLLYLLFIHEMGHLLAAKRLGFKTGPAIFVPFMGAVIGIKDTFRTPKQEAILAYGGPLAGLLSLIPLAIGYAVTGNDFWLVIFHLGALLNLFNLLPVSPLDGGRILAGLPIIVWVAGLAALIAYGITNFSLILLLIAFFGGSAVWKRYKFAKQYEENQSSLMLYRAARERVLRAKAEQERADAEVALAPELEGEEEQPIESTYDPIAWSLRLDLQDLRQASPEDARQEADDLLRYQYDAANDYDALLRRIDQRIEPLRLAEESVQYHQMPKKQQTFTLLAYLALGAILFIAFEYSKGYLPTPS, via the coding sequence ATGGCTAAAAAACGTTGGGGTGGACTTGCTGTTGCAGGCGCCTTTCTCTTATCGAAGGGAAAAGTCATCCTTGCCTTACTGAAATTTTCAAAGTTTGGAGGCACTCTGATTTCTTTTGGAGTTTCTCTGCTCTTTTACGCTCAAGTATTCGGTGTCTGGTTTGGTGTCGGATTGCTTTATCTCTTATTCATTCACGAGATGGGACATTTACTTGCTGCTAAACGACTTGGTTTTAAAACGGGACCAGCCATCTTCGTTCCCTTCATGGGTGCCGTGATCGGGATTAAGGATACGTTCCGGACGCCAAAACAAGAAGCAATCCTCGCTTACGGTGGACCACTTGCTGGTCTCTTGTCCTTGATTCCCCTTGCGATTGGATACGCCGTGACCGGAAATGACTTTTGGCTCGTCATCTTCCATCTCGGAGCCTTGTTGAATCTCTTTAACCTACTCCCAGTCAGTCCGCTTGACGGCGGACGGATTCTTGCAGGACTTCCGATCATCGTCTGGGTCGCCGGTCTTGCTGCTCTGATTGCTTACGGCATCACGAACTTCAGTCTGATTCTGCTCTTGATTGCTTTCTTCGGTGGAAGTGCTGTTTGGAAACGCTACAAGTTTGCAAAGCAATATGAGGAAAACCAATCGAGCTTAATGTTATACCGTGCTGCACGTGAACGCGTTTTACGAGCAAAGGCAGAGCAAGAACGTGCAGACGCTGAAGTGGCACTTGCTCCAGAACTAGAAGGTGAGGAAGAACAACCAATCGAGAGTACGTACGACCCAATCGCTTGGTCACTTCGTCTCGATTTACAAGATTTGCGACAAGCGAGTCCGGAAGATGCGCGTCAGGAAGCGGACGATCTGTTACGGTATCAATATGATGCCGCAAATGATTACGATGCGTTGTTGCGACGAATCGATCAACGGATTGAACCACTCCGCCTCGCTGAAGAGTCTGTTCAGTACCACCAGATGCCGAAAAAACAACAAACGTTCACCCTACTCGCCTACTTGGCGCTCGGTGCAATTTTATTCATCGCTTTCGAGTACTCGAAAGGGTACTTGCCCACACCATCTTAA
- the pulA gene encoding type I pullulanase, whose product MKQTADMLTLTPQELDERFAYSGNDLGATFSEKAIHVRLWAPTAERVVLRLYKTLRARKVEEVEMVAGERGTYVVELDRAAYEGYFYTFQASINGQKVEAVDPYAKAVGTNGKRGALIDPTSVTPERWIEERPLFHSSQDAVIYELHVRDATSHPASGVVARGTFAGLTEAGTRTPNGGLTGLDYLADLGVTHVQLLPIYDFGSVNETAPNDPDNYNWGYDPVNYFTPEGSYSSNPDDPRARILELKQLVQALHDRGIRVIMDVVFNHTYDAATVPLGQFVPGYFYRQEADGSLSNGSFCGNDTASERLMMRKFILDCVTYWAKEYHLDGFRFDLMGLHDVETMNQVRHALDRIDPSILIIGEGWDLDTPLDPEEKANYFNAPKMPGIGHFNNGLRDGVKGDVQTPEDCGFISGAFDRTSEVKRGIAGNVSSQGFADEPNQVVSYVEAHDDLTIWDKLSISRPNDTGEVRRKRQLLANAIILTGQGIPFLHAGQEFFRTKDGIRDSFNAGEIVNRLDYERAETEQAAVEYVKGLIALRRQYPMFRLANAAMIKKHLRFLEEGEGVIAFELKRTYEGYVERQRVYHNATDEDITIELPNGEFEVLVEAGTVKLHAPRLHEEKQLVIKALTTTVIAERKADYKKYAVAGGAALTIIGLLYAANKRRKKTD is encoded by the coding sequence TTGAAACAAACAGCAGACATGTTGACGCTCACACCGCAAGAACTGGATGAGCGATTTGCGTATAGTGGAAATGATTTAGGAGCGACTTTCTCAGAGAAAGCGATTCACGTGCGATTATGGGCGCCGACAGCAGAGCGTGTCGTGCTTCGACTCTATAAGACGTTACGCGCACGAAAAGTCGAAGAGGTCGAGATGGTGGCGGGCGAACGGGGAACGTACGTCGTTGAACTCGATCGAGCGGCATATGAAGGTTATTTCTATACGTTTCAAGCGAGCATCAACGGACAAAAGGTCGAAGCAGTTGACCCGTATGCGAAAGCCGTCGGAACGAACGGGAAACGTGGTGCGTTGATTGATCCAACAAGTGTGACACCAGAGCGGTGGATTGAAGAACGTCCATTGTTCCATTCTTCGCAAGACGCAGTCATCTATGAATTGCATGTACGCGATGCAACGAGTCATCCGGCTAGTGGTGTCGTCGCACGTGGCACATTTGCTGGACTGACAGAAGCGGGAACCCGGACACCGAATGGTGGATTGACTGGACTTGATTATTTAGCAGATCTTGGTGTGACACATGTGCAGTTACTGCCGATTTATGATTTTGGTTCAGTCAATGAGACAGCGCCGAACGACCCGGATAACTACAACTGGGGTTACGATCCGGTGAACTATTTTACGCCGGAAGGTTCGTATTCATCGAATCCCGATGACCCTCGAGCACGAATCCTTGAATTAAAACAACTAGTACAAGCATTACATGACCGTGGTATTCGCGTCATCATGGACGTCGTCTTCAATCATACGTACGATGCGGCAACGGTTCCGCTCGGTCAGTTCGTTCCGGGATACTTCTATCGTCAAGAGGCGGATGGTAGCCTGTCAAACGGTAGTTTCTGTGGAAATGATACTGCCTCTGAACGTCTGATGATGCGTAAGTTTATTCTTGATTGTGTGACGTACTGGGCGAAAGAATACCACCTAGACGGGTTCCGATTCGACTTGATGGGTCTTCACGATGTCGAGACGATGAATCAGGTACGTCATGCACTTGACCGGATTGATCCGTCGATTCTGATCATCGGTGAAGGCTGGGATCTCGATACACCGCTTGATCCGGAAGAGAAAGCGAACTACTTCAATGCACCGAAGATGCCAGGAATCGGACATTTTAATAACGGATTACGCGACGGCGTCAAAGGAGACGTTCAAACACCAGAAGATTGTGGTTTCATCAGTGGCGCATTCGACCGGACGAGTGAAGTCAAACGAGGAATCGCTGGCAATGTCTCTTCGCAAGGTTTTGCCGATGAGCCGAATCAAGTCGTTTCATACGTGGAAGCTCACGATGATTTGACGATTTGGGACAAGCTATCGATCTCTCGTCCGAATGATACAGGAGAGGTTCGACGCAAGCGTCAATTGCTCGCAAATGCGATTATTTTGACAGGCCAAGGGATTCCGTTCCTCCATGCGGGGCAAGAATTCTTCCGAACGAAGGACGGGATTCGTGACAGTTTTAATGCCGGGGAAATCGTCAACCGGCTCGACTATGAGCGGGCGGAAACAGAACAGGCAGCAGTCGAGTACGTCAAAGGATTGATTGCCCTTCGTCGTCAATATCCGATGTTCCGCCTTGCAAACGCAGCGATGATCAAAAAGCATCTTCGATTCCTTGAAGAAGGAGAAGGCGTTATTGCTTTTGAACTGAAACGTACCTATGAAGGATATGTCGAACGGCAACGTGTCTATCACAACGCGACGGACGAAGACATCACGATTGAATTGCCAAATGGTGAGTTCGAAGTCTTAGTTGAGGCAGGTACTGTCAAATTACACGCCCCAAGATTGCACGAAGAGAAACAGTTAGTCATCAAAGCATTGACGACGACAGTCATTGCAGAACGAAAAGCGGACTATAAGAAGTATGCGGTAGCAGGTGGTGCTGCACTGACGATTATTGGATTATTGTACGCAGCGAACAAACGTCGTAAGAAAACGGATTAA
- a CDS encoding 3'-5' exonuclease, which produces MYTLAIDFETANRNSRSICAFGWSVLSNGRVTESKQVLINPEENFDAGNIRVHGIRPSDVFDAPTLPEAMEAHGLYDLIAGAQLVVAHNASFDMGALQKAIQKYDMYQMPAFTYGCTVKLSRKLYPWLPNHRLNTMAEFLNVSFQHHDAKEDAYVCALLLNDMLERTNLQDPVTLHTFCGVRMGQVAY; this is translated from the coding sequence ATGTACACATTAGCGATTGACTTCGAAACGGCAAATCGGAATAGTCGAAGCATTTGTGCGTTTGGTTGGTCCGTTCTCTCGAATGGTCGCGTCACAGAGAGTAAACAGGTCTTGATCAATCCCGAAGAAAACTTCGATGCCGGAAACATCCGGGTCCATGGAATTCGTCCGAGTGACGTCTTCGATGCACCGACGTTACCTGAAGCAATGGAAGCACATGGCTTATACGATTTAATTGCAGGTGCTCAACTGGTCGTTGCCCACAATGCGTCATTTGATATGGGGGCGCTCCAAAAAGCGATTCAAAAATACGATATGTACCAGATGCCCGCTTTCACCTACGGCTGTACGGTCAAATTATCCCGCAAACTGTATCCGTGGTTGCCGAACCATCGATTGAACACGATGGCAGAATTCCTCAACGTCTCTTTTCAGCACCATGACGCGAAAGAAGATGCCTACGTCTGCGCCCTACTCTTAAACGATATGTTGGAACGAACAAATCTACAGGATCCGGTCACTTTGCATACGTTTTGTGGCGTTCGAATGGGACAGGTTGCCTATTAA
- a CDS encoding MMPL family transporter, whose translation MERLGHLISTYFRGVLVVWTILLVVLGYFAYQLPNRLEGNGFTRDGDFQRVETALDKDFGQDPHTIIVLFEDQEDLQRTMVQHVKRFRDIQGIGNVTGPVENPQAIRDDKGYVTIGVPTLDAKWATAVTRQLDDTGTIRLTGEPVVVDDLNTASKNDLIRAELIGIPAALIVLLLVFGTPVAAILPLIMGLVTFVFGAGVLYFVAGQQELSIFVLNAVAMISLALGIDFSLLYVNRFREERHDGQSIRAAAIRSVETAGRSILFSGICVFVGLAGLLLIDVDVFRAVAIGTLVSVLGAVVSALTLLPALLIVFGKVLEKGRLFRQRTGSSEDRWRRLARFVMKRPVAVTVLSLLLLLPCLLPLRDLTLNIPQATALPESYPSRLAFESWEKTFGNDGTDAVLILNAAASSEVGREKIEDVTIRLESDSEVRSVVSAVTIAEQQQIPLEQLLAVPAGRDALKPFLSENDQTRIDVNLKGDPGDAASQDWVRKMQKDGYLVGGPAAFNQEIYDAIESKLPLAVGVVVLATFIILLIAFRSILIPIKAILMNLLSLGATFGLLVILFESGAVLPQETIGILTPVFIFSLVFGLSMDYEVFLVSRMEEYYDETGDNDYATEMGLAKTSKIITSAALIMIVVTGAFAFTGVSPIKQLGVGIALAIFIDATIVRMLLVPALMKLFGHWNWWWPGGRRKAIRK comes from the coding sequence ATGGAACGGCTTGGTCATCTGATTAGTACGTATTTTCGAGGTGTGTTGGTCGTTTGGACGATTCTACTCGTCGTGCTTGGTTATTTCGCGTATCAATTACCGAATCGCTTAGAAGGAAACGGATTTACACGTGACGGTGACTTTCAACGCGTCGAGACAGCATTAGATAAGGATTTTGGTCAGGATCCTCACACAATCATCGTTTTATTTGAAGACCAAGAGGATCTACAACGGACGATGGTACAACATGTCAAGCGTTTTCGAGATATTCAAGGTATCGGTAATGTGACGGGACCTGTCGAAAATCCACAAGCGATTCGTGATGATAAGGGATATGTAACAATTGGTGTACCGACACTTGATGCAAAATGGGCAACCGCGGTTACGCGTCAACTGGATGACACCGGGACGATTCGACTGACCGGTGAACCGGTCGTCGTCGATGATTTGAATACGGCTTCTAAAAATGATTTGATCCGAGCTGAATTGATTGGTATTCCGGCGGCATTGATTGTTTTATTACTTGTCTTCGGTACACCGGTCGCTGCGATTTTACCCTTAATCATGGGACTCGTCACCTTTGTCTTTGGGGCCGGTGTGCTCTACTTTGTTGCCGGGCAACAAGAACTATCGATTTTCGTCTTGAATGCAGTCGCGATGATTTCGCTTGCACTCGGTATTGATTTTTCCTTGTTATACGTCAATCGGTTCCGTGAAGAACGTCATGACGGACAAAGTATTCGAGCGGCAGCGATCCGCTCGGTTGAGACGGCAGGACGGTCAATTTTATTTTCGGGGATTTGTGTATTTGTCGGACTTGCCGGACTGTTATTGATCGATGTCGATGTTTTCCGAGCCGTTGCAATCGGGACACTCGTTTCCGTCCTCGGTGCAGTCGTCAGCGCGTTGACACTCTTACCTGCACTGTTGATTGTTTTCGGGAAGGTGTTAGAAAAAGGACGACTCTTTCGTCAGCGAACCGGAAGCAGTGAAGATCGCTGGCGCCGCCTCGCCCGTTTCGTCATGAAGCGTCCGGTTGCTGTGACTGTGTTATCGCTGTTGCTCCTGTTACCGTGTTTACTTCCGCTTCGTGATCTAACGTTGAATATCCCACAGGCGACGGCCTTACCGGAATCCTATCCGTCGCGTCTCGCGTTTGAGTCGTGGGAGAAAACATTCGGGAACGATGGAACAGATGCTGTTCTCATCTTGAATGCGGCTGCTTCCTCAGAAGTGGGACGAGAAAAAATCGAAGACGTGACGATTCGACTCGAATCGGATTCGGAAGTGCGTTCCGTCGTGTCTGCTGTAACAATTGCGGAGCAGCAACAGATTCCGCTCGAGCAGTTACTCGCTGTTCCGGCTGGGCGCGATGCACTAAAACCGTTTCTATCAGAGAACGACCAAACACGAATCGACGTTAACTTAAAAGGAGATCCCGGCGATGCTGCTTCGCAAGACTGGGTGCGAAAAATGCAGAAGGACGGTTATCTTGTCGGGGGGCCGGCAGCCTTCAATCAGGAAATTTATGATGCCATTGAATCGAAACTCCCACTAGCAGTCGGTGTCGTTGTCTTGGCAACATTCATCATCCTGCTGATTGCGTTCCGGTCCATCTTGATCCCAATCAAGGCGATTCTGATGAATTTGCTTAGTCTAGGAGCGACATTTGGATTACTCGTCATCTTGTTCGAGTCCGGCGCAGTTCTTCCGCAGGAGACGATCGGCATTTTGACACCGGTCTTCATCTTCTCACTCGTCTTTGGTTTATCGATGGATTATGAAGTGTTCCTCGTCTCGCGAATGGAAGAATATTATGACGAGACGGGCGATAACGATTACGCGACCGAGATGGGGCTTGCGAAGACGAGTAAGATCATTACGTCTGCTGCCTTAATCATGATTGTCGTCACCGGGGCGTTTGCCTTCACGGGCGTCAGTCCAATCAAACAACTAGGCGTCGGTATCGCGCTTGCGATTTTTATTGATGCCACAATCGTCCGGATGCTCCTCGTCCCCGCACTGATGAAACTATTTGGTCACTGGAACTGGTGGTGGCCGGGCGGTCGTCGTAAAGCAATCCGCAAGTGA
- a CDS encoding YycC family protein, translating to MKPLQLSAETAVELSKRLNVPLEQLMHMPRHILIQKLVELEQEQAKSESDASSESES from the coding sequence ATGAAACCTTTACAATTATCCGCTGAGACGGCTGTCGAACTTTCGAAACGTCTGAACGTGCCCCTCGAGCAATTGATGCATATGCCCCGCCATATCTTGATTCAAAAGCTCGTCGAACTAGAGCAGGAACAAGCGAAATCGGAATCTGATGCGTCTAGCGAATCGGAATCTTGA
- a CDS encoding NADH-dependent flavin oxidoreductase translates to MATQAMFEPFTLPNGVTLKNRVLMAPMTNYAAQENGEVSDAELAYYAERSGGVSAVITACANVTADGQGFPNEFGAHRDDLIPSLERLAKTIQDKGAKAILQIFHAGRMAPPELVGGQTVSASAVAPVREGAMTPRALEAEEVEAIIEAFGQATRRAMEAGFDGVEIHGANTYLIQQFFSPHSNRREDKWGGSLEKRLAFPLAVVDAVEAVAKQDPSFIVGYRFSPEEIENPGITLDDTMRLVDELAKKDLDYLHVSVMDFFAGSIRDENEKTSPITLVQERVGEQVPVIGVGSLHTADEVEQGLAVVPMIALGRELIMEPKWVEKVEAGDLASIRTELDPEAQAELVVPDALWAGITSRPGWFPIKQTSK, encoded by the coding sequence ATGGCAACTCAAGCAATGTTTGAACCATTTACATTACCAAACGGTGTGACGCTGAAAAACCGCGTCTTGATGGCACCGATGACGAACTATGCGGCACAAGAGAACGGCGAAGTATCGGATGCGGAACTCGCGTACTACGCAGAACGTTCAGGTGGCGTCAGTGCGGTCATCACAGCATGTGCGAATGTCACAGCAGACGGTCAAGGATTCCCGAATGAATTCGGCGCGCACCGCGATGATCTCATTCCGAGTCTAGAGCGACTCGCAAAAACGATTCAAGATAAAGGCGCAAAAGCAATTTTGCAAATTTTCCACGCTGGTCGTATGGCACCACCAGAACTCGTTGGTGGACAAACAGTCAGTGCAAGTGCCGTCGCACCCGTACGTGAAGGGGCAATGACACCACGTGCGTTGGAAGCGGAAGAAGTCGAAGCAATCATCGAAGCATTCGGTCAAGCAACACGTCGTGCGATGGAAGCTGGATTTGATGGTGTTGAGATTCATGGTGCGAACACGTACTTGATTCAACAATTCTTCTCTCCACACTCAAACCGTCGTGAAGATAAGTGGGGCGGTAGCTTAGAGAAACGTCTTGCGTTCCCATTAGCAGTCGTAGATGCAGTCGAAGCCGTCGCAAAACAAGATCCTTCATTCATCGTCGGATATCGATTCTCTCCAGAAGAGATCGAAAATCCAGGAATCACACTCGATGACACGATGCGTCTCGTCGATGAGCTCGCGAAAAAAGACCTCGATTACTTGCACGTTTCGGTGATGGACTTCTTCGCAGGTTCGATTCGTGATGAAAACGAAAAAACTTCACCAATCACACTCGTTCAAGAGCGAGTTGGCGAACAAGTACCTGTCATCGGTGTTGGATCGCTGCACACAGCGGACGAAGTCGAACAAGGTTTGGCTGTCGTTCCAATGATCGCTCTCGGTCGTGAGCTGATCATGGAACCGAAGTGGGTTGAAAAAGTCGAAGCGGGTGACCTTGCGTCAATCCGGACAGAACTTGATCCAGAAGCACAAGCCGAACTCGTCGTTCCAGATGCATTATGGGCAGGCATTACAAGTCGTCCAGGCTGGTTCCCAATCAAACAAACAAGCAAATAA
- a CDS encoding site-2 protease family protein: MFGFGDLWKFFLSFFLLLPIVTLIHEMGHYFFARLFGGNMEINIGSGKSLLRVGPIRLNRIYFWDGWCQYEALRKETKFANILVYAGGSIANLVSILVINALIYAGVFEASIFTYQFAYFSFYFVFFSLFPIDHPNGYPSDGKAIINVFRYGKSEYHPQS; encoded by the coding sequence ATGTTCGGTTTCGGTGACTTATGGAAATTCTTTTTGTCGTTCTTTTTACTTTTACCTATCGTGACACTGATTCATGAGATGGGACATTACTTTTTCGCCCGATTATTCGGTGGAAATATGGAAATCAATATTGGTTCAGGGAAATCGCTGCTTCGTGTCGGTCCGATTCGGTTAAACCGTATCTATTTTTGGGATGGCTGGTGTCAGTATGAGGCACTACGCAAGGAGACAAAATTCGCTAATATTTTGGTCTATGCGGGTGGATCGATTGCGAACTTAGTGAGTATCTTAGTCATTAATGCTCTCATTTATGCGGGTGTGTTCGAGGCATCAATTTTTACGTATCAATTTGCGTATTTCTCATTTTATTTCGTCTTTTTCTCACTCTTTCCAATCGATCATCCAAATGGTTACCCGAGTGATGGGAAGGCAATCATCAATGTCTTTCGGTATGGCAAGTCGGAATATCATCCGCAATCTTAA
- a CDS encoding MATE family efflux transporter, which yields MNKNTARLGEAPINQLLLSLSLPAMVGMLVTALYNIIDTIFVAQGIGTTAVAAVGIAFPVQLVLMAIANSIGIGGAAIASQRLGQKQTDGASRAYANVLMAVFFISMLAIISAFIFVEPLLRLFGATDEIMPYSIDFLRVLLLGSPFFMLTMASSAMLRAEGRANYQMRVMLTTVAINIVLTPLFIFGLDWGIQGAALGTVIAQIVGALLVFRFFFTKRRQTGLTLDRSAFKPDFRLTFRMMQIGSSSFIMQVSQSILFITVNHMLVRYGGTTELATFAVINKFMALVGMPIMGIVQGMQPIVGYNFGSRQFSRMSLAIKLAIRYGLTLSISLWLLIQLFPRFWVGLFTEEATLLQEGSSAMRILFALSFVYGIQMIINGMYQSLAKAKVALFLSLSRQTLYTIPLVLILPVFFGVNGVWFAFPIADAMAVLTALVFAYKDRILLFKPEEYVEEEQKVASAK from the coding sequence ATGAATAAAAACACCGCTCGTTTGGGTGAAGCACCTATCAACCAGCTCTTGCTTAGCCTTTCTTTACCCGCGATGGTCGGGATGCTCGTCACGGCACTTTACAACATCATTGATACGATTTTTGTCGCACAAGGAATCGGTACGACCGCGGTTGCTGCTGTCGGGATCGCGTTTCCAGTTCAACTCGTATTAATGGCAATCGCTAACTCGATCGGAATCGGTGGTGCTGCCATCGCGTCACAACGGCTCGGTCAAAAACAGACGGATGGTGCCAGTCGTGCCTATGCGAACGTCTTGATGGCTGTCTTCTTCATCAGCATGCTTGCCATCATCAGTGCTTTCATCTTCGTCGAACCACTGCTTCGTCTCTTTGGAGCGACGGATGAAATCATGCCGTATAGTATCGATTTCTTACGCGTCCTGTTACTCGGATCCCCTTTCTTCATGTTGACGATGGCGTCGAGTGCGATGCTCCGCGCAGAAGGACGTGCGAATTATCAGATGCGCGTCATGCTAACGACGGTTGCAATCAACATCGTCCTGACACCACTATTCATCTTTGGTCTCGATTGGGGCATTCAAGGAGCCGCGCTCGGGACGGTCATCGCGCAAATCGTCGGTGCTCTGCTCGTTTTCCGCTTCTTTTTTACGAAACGTCGACAAACAGGATTAACGCTCGACCGGAGCGCCTTCAAACCCGATTTCCGTTTAACGTTTCGGATGATGCAAATCGGATCATCGTCATTTATCATGCAAGTATCGCAATCGATTCTATTCATCACCGTCAACCATATGCTCGTCCGGTACGGTGGTACGACAGAACTCGCGACGTTTGCGGTCATCAATAAGTTCATGGCGCTCGTCGGTATGCCAATCATGGGGATCGTGCAAGGGATGCAACCGATTGTCGGGTACAATTTTGGTTCTCGACAATTCAGTCGGATGTCGCTTGCTATCAAACTGGCGATCCGCTATGGCTTAACATTATCGATCAGCTTATGGTTACTCATTCAGCTCTTCCCTCGTTTTTGGGTCGGCTTGTTCACAGAGGAAGCGACACTTTTGCAAGAAGGTTCAAGTGCGATGCGCATCTTATTCGCTTTATCATTCGTCTATGGGATTCAAATGATCATCAATGGGATGTATCAATCGCTTGCGAAAGCAAAAGTCGCTTTATTCCTATCCTTGTCACGTCAAACGCTATATACGATTCCACTCGTCCTGATTTTGCCAGTGTTCTTCGGTGTCAACGGTGTCTGGTTCGCCTTCCCGATTGCTGACGCTATGGCTGTCTTAACAGCACTCGTCTTTGCCTATAAAGATCGGATTCTTTTGTTCAAACCAGAAGAGTACGTTGAAGAGGAACAAAAGGTCGCATCGGCAAAATGA